One part of the Pseudopipra pipra isolate bDixPip1 chromosome 3, bDixPip1.hap1, whole genome shotgun sequence genome encodes these proteins:
- the KRTCAP3 gene encoding keratinocyte-associated protein 3: MAGGRRGPGALAEPRRLMRSGLGLIVLGHGSLVLGAIVHGSVLRHVAGARRAGTPEYAAANVVSVCSGLLSIAAGIVAILVSHNLSRAVLHWTLLSVSLLNCLLSTACSVGLALAIALTVHGRGTHLVRGCNSSALPADARTAIATNDCPFNTTRIYDTALALWFPSLLLAAAEAVLSGRCCLVALVFRGIGPCAHSWDKEQLARPSAVTERPPRERQQLLAGLAESRA, encoded by the exons atGGCCGGGGGacggcgggggccgggggcgcTGGCGGAGCCGCGGCGGCTGATGCgctcggggctggggctgatCGTGCTGGGCCACGGCAGCCTGGTGCTGGGCGCCATCGTGCACGGCTCGGTCCTGCGGCACGTGGCCGGCGCCCGCCGAGCCGGCACCCCCGAGTACGCGGCGGCCAACGTGGTGTCGGTGTGCTCGGGGCTGCTG AGCATCGCCGCCGGCATCGTCGCCATCCTGGTGTCGCACAATCTGTCCCGGGCGGTCCTG CACTGGACCCTGCTGAGCGTGTCCCTGCTGAACTGCCTCCTGTCCACCGCGTGTAGCGTGGGGCTGGCACTGGCCATCGCCCTCACGGTGCACGGCCGGGGCACACACCTGGTCAGGGGCTGCAACAGCTCTGCGCTGCCTGCGGACGCCCGCACGGCCATCGCAACCAACGACTGTCCCTTCAACACAACGCGCATCTAT GACACGGCCCTGGCCCTCTggttcccctccctgctgctggcagctgcagaagCCGTGCTCTCGGGCAGGTGCTGCTTGGTTGCTCTGGTCTTCCGGGGCATCGGGCCCTGTGCACACAGCTGGGACAAAGAGCAG ctgGCCAGGCCAAGTGCAGTGACGGAGAGGCCACCCCgagagaggcagcagctcctggcagggctggctgagTCTCGTGCCTAG